One Helianthus annuus cultivar XRQ/B chromosome 7, HanXRQr2.0-SUNRISE, whole genome shotgun sequence genomic region harbors:
- the LOC110942467 gene encoding uncharacterized protein LOC110942467 has protein sequence MEALTGIMKKAASVGLFNGIKINSDGLSLSYLIYADDVMFIGEWSVANVNNLRRILRCFYLVSGLKVNLAKCSIYGVGVNEEEVQNMAQLLRCRQGLGPTAIGQLQQLMSMLCSCSVSSGLDRWNWRYETNGSFSVSSIKQILSTMGRVRTGSVFEWNNWVPKKVGIVVWRAEMERLPTKCALARRNVQVPNLMCALCGDYEESCDHLFVSCHFAQTVWQNLAGWCRIPPIIAFGMKDLLTLHGSDPGSRRKKVIHAVILVAFWSIWKIRNDVVFRQAVPNFTRTLDEIKSMAYLWIKNRSKVAALTWEDWNRFNLGVM, from the exons ATGGAGGCTCTTACTGGTATAATGAAAAAAGCAGCTTCAGTTGGTCTGTTTAATGGGATTAAGATTAATTCGGACGGGCTCTCTTTGTCTTATTTGATATATGCGGACGATGTAATGTTCATTGGGGAATGGTCGGTTGCGAATGTTAATAATCTTCGGAGGATTTTGAGGTGTTTTTACTTAGTATCTGGCTTGAAAGTCAATTTAGCCAAGTGTAGTATATATGGAGTGGGAGTAAATGAGGAGGAAGTTCAAAATATGGCTCAGCTCTTGAGGTGTAGACAAG GTCTCGGCCCAACTGCCATTGggcagctacaacaactgatgtcCATGTTATGTAGCTGTTCTGTGTCTTCGGGCTTGGATAGATGGAACTGGAGGTATGAGACTAATGGATCTTTTAGTGTATCAAGTATCAAACAGATTCTTAGCACTATGGGCCGTGTCAGAACCGGGAGCGTTTTTGAATGGAACAACTGGGTACCGAAGAAGGTTGGCATAGTGGTTTGGAGGGCAGAAATGGAGAGGTTACCGACGAAGTGTGCGCTGGCAAGACGGAATGTGCAGGTTCCGAATCTAATGTGTGCTTTATGTGGAGATTACGAAGAGTCATGTGATCACTTATTCGTATCATGTCATTTCGCACAAACGGTTTGGCAAAACCTTGCAGGTTGGTGCAGAATTCCACCGATAATCGCGTTTGGCATGAAGGATCTTCTTACACTACACGGTTCAGACCCGGGCTCGAGGAGAAAGAAAGTTATTCATGCTGTGATTCTAGTGGCTTTTTGGAGTATATGGAAGATAAGAAATGATGTAGTATTCAGACAGGCGGTCCCGAATTTTACGCGTACACTTGATGAGATAAAATCAATGGCGTATCTATGGATTAAAAATCGTTCAAAAGTAGCGGCGTTAACATGGGAGGATTGGAATCGTTTTAATTTAGGTGTTATGTAA